A region of Micromonospora chokoriensis DNA encodes the following proteins:
- a CDS encoding helix-turn-helix transcriptional regulator, which yields MTSTPVHTHQFDSHDPVAIHQFLCTTYDPKLRVQSRNGYHLSHHRLDAGPFAIATTRQNGHLDIDASRLHGLVVGRTRTARVDRACHGSADRFGPGDVFLVTRPEEPCRVQWHPGEVELCVLDLSVLAQVATTAPTRRPGPIRFTDLGPASAALARQWRNTTSFVSGVVRNSPAAGTQPLVIGNAARMLAAAALTVFPNTAFTEPTNGDRHDAGTSTLRRAITFLEEHADQDISAADIAAAARVSVRAVQLAFRRHLGTTPTAYLRRIRLDRAHHDLVRADPHQETVSAIASRWGFASHSRFTARYHASYGVPPRETLHA from the coding sequence ATGACGTCAACACCAGTGCACACACACCAGTTCGACAGCCACGACCCGGTGGCCATCCACCAGTTCCTGTGCACGACGTACGACCCGAAACTGCGCGTCCAGAGCAGGAACGGTTACCACCTGAGCCATCACCGCCTCGACGCCGGTCCGTTCGCCATTGCGACCACGCGCCAGAACGGGCATCTGGACATCGACGCCAGCCGACTCCACGGTCTGGTCGTCGGTCGCACCCGAACCGCGCGGGTCGATCGCGCCTGTCACGGATCGGCCGACCGCTTCGGGCCCGGAGACGTCTTCCTCGTCACCAGGCCGGAGGAGCCGTGCCGCGTCCAGTGGCATCCCGGCGAGGTGGAACTCTGCGTGCTGGACCTGTCGGTCCTTGCGCAGGTGGCCACCACCGCGCCGACCCGGCGACCCGGTCCGATCCGATTCACCGACCTGGGCCCCGCCAGCGCGGCACTCGCCCGCCAGTGGCGCAACACCACCAGCTTCGTCAGTGGTGTGGTGCGGAACAGCCCGGCCGCCGGAACGCAACCGCTGGTGATCGGCAACGCCGCGCGCATGCTCGCCGCGGCGGCGCTGACCGTCTTTCCCAACACCGCCTTCACCGAACCCACCAACGGTGACCGGCACGACGCCGGCACCAGCACGCTCCGGCGGGCCATCACCTTCCTGGAGGAGCACGCCGACCAGGACATCAGCGCGGCCGATATCGCCGCTGCCGCCCGGGTCTCGGTGCGGGCGGTGCAACTCGCCTTCCGCCGCCACCTCGGGACCACGCCGACGGCGTACCTACGGCGAATCCGCCTCGACCGGGCCCATCACGACCTGGTGCGGGCCGATCCGCACCAGGAGACCGTCTCGGCGATCGCCAGTCGGTGGGGCTTCGCCAGCCACAGCAGGTTCACGGCCCGCTACCACGCGAGCTACGGCGTACCGCCGCGCGAGACGCTGCACGCCTGA
- a CDS encoding winged helix-turn-helix transcriptional regulator, which produces MSDIPAQDPAGPTQEFVSDVFARGCTSRAAFEDVTSKWASLALLALGEGRYRFNALRRRIDGVSERMLSQTLQTLERDGMLTREVLTAIPPRVEYSLTPLGTRVADQLRGLADLLEASVPEVEAARDTHERGRRGPSM; this is translated from the coding sequence GTGAGCGACATACCCGCCCAGGACCCGGCGGGGCCTACCCAGGAATTCGTCAGCGATGTCTTCGCCCGAGGGTGTACCTCCCGGGCGGCCTTCGAGGACGTGACCTCGAAGTGGGCCTCGCTGGCGCTGTTGGCGCTCGGCGAGGGTCGCTACCGGTTCAACGCCCTGCGTCGCCGCATCGACGGGGTCAGTGAGCGGATGCTCTCCCAGACCCTGCAGACCCTCGAACGCGACGGAATGCTGACCCGCGAGGTGCTCACCGCGATCCCGCCCCGCGTCGAATACTCGCTGACGCCCCTCGGCACGCGGGTCGCCGACCAGCTGCGCGGCCTCGCCGACCTGCTGGAGGCCTCGGTGCCCGAGGTGGAGGCCGCCCGCGACACCCACGAGCGCGGGCGGCGAGGGCCATCCATGTGA
- a CDS encoding SDR family oxidoreductase codes for MPTYAVTGATGRLGRLVVGQLLDSGVPAAEIAAVVRSPEKAADLAARGVEIRQANYDDPSTLPGAVAGVRRLLLVSGDTPGQRVPQHTAVIDAATLAGVDRLVYTSILKADTTTNPLAPEHKATEEVLAASGLTHTVLRNGWYTENYTDQLPQYLGSGTILGATGGSKISAATRADYAAAAVAALTREEDGNAVYELGGTPFTFDELAEAVTEVTGTPVVHRDLSAAELASALENVGLDAGTAGFVAALDHSIAIGELVTDSDDLSRLIGRPSTPLRDAIRAAQA; via the coding sequence ATGCCCACCTATGCCGTGACCGGCGCCACCGGTCGCCTGGGCCGCCTCGTGGTCGGGCAGTTGCTCGACAGCGGCGTACCGGCCGCCGAGATCGCCGCTGTCGTCCGCAGCCCGGAGAAGGCCGCCGACCTGGCCGCGCGCGGGGTCGAGATCCGCCAGGCCAACTACGACGACCCGTCGACACTGCCCGGCGCCGTGGCCGGTGTACGCCGGCTGCTGCTCGTCTCCGGCGACACCCCCGGTCAGCGCGTCCCGCAGCACACCGCGGTCATCGACGCCGCCACGCTCGCCGGGGTCGATCGGCTGGTCTACACCAGCATCCTGAAGGCGGACACCACCACGAACCCGCTCGCCCCGGAGCACAAGGCCACCGAGGAGGTCCTCGCCGCGTCCGGCCTGACCCACACGGTGCTGCGCAACGGCTGGTACACCGAGAACTACACCGACCAGCTGCCGCAGTACCTGGGGTCCGGCACCATCCTCGGCGCCACCGGCGGCAGCAAGATCTCCGCCGCGACCCGGGCCGACTACGCGGCAGCGGCCGTGGCGGCGCTCACCCGCGAGGAGGACGGCAACGCCGTCTACGAGCTGGGCGGCACCCCGTTCACCTTCGACGAGCTGGCCGAGGCCGTCACCGAGGTGACCGGCACCCCGGTCGTCCACCGGGACCTGTCCGCCGCCGAACTGGCCTCGGCGCTGGAGAACGTCGGCCTCGACGCAGGCACGGCCGGATTCGTCGCCGCGCTCGACCACTCGATCGCCATCGGCGAGCTGGTGACCGACAGTGACGACCTCAGCCGACTGATCGGGCGGCCGAGCACCCCGCTGCGTGACGCCATCCGGGCCGCGCAGGCCTGA
- a CDS encoding TetR/AcrR family transcriptional regulator, with amino-acid sequence MSDAPASAGPDRQSIWSRPERGTRGPTPAHSRDAIVVAAITLADAEGLAAVSMRAVAGALGTGAGSLYRYLSSRDDLLDLMTDRAVGELRPYPEADGDWLDTMVLLGRRQLALFGAHPWLLDVIQRPSGVGPESLAWFDNCIRILQPVRCPVASKFEAIAMMTGVVSLFARRETAAGAFSLAGADLTAYPHLVAAFGQPSGPAPRADLVERTLRGLLTGLLLAGSTETG; translated from the coding sequence GTGAGCGACGCACCCGCCAGTGCCGGCCCCGACCGGCAGTCGATCTGGAGCAGGCCCGAACGCGGCACCCGTGGACCCACTCCGGCGCACAGTCGGGACGCCATCGTCGTGGCCGCCATCACCCTGGCCGACGCCGAAGGGCTGGCCGCGGTGTCGATGCGCGCCGTGGCCGGCGCGCTGGGCACGGGGGCCGGATCCCTCTACCGGTACCTGTCGTCCCGCGACGACCTGCTCGACCTGATGACCGACCGGGCGGTGGGGGAGTTGCGCCCGTACCCGGAGGCGGACGGCGACTGGTTGGACACGATGGTGCTGCTGGGACGACGACAGTTGGCGCTGTTCGGCGCGCACCCGTGGCTGCTCGACGTGATCCAACGGCCGTCCGGGGTCGGCCCGGAGAGCCTGGCCTGGTTCGACAACTGCATCCGGATCCTGCAGCCCGTACGCTGCCCCGTCGCGTCCAAGTTCGAGGCCATCGCGATGATGACCGGCGTGGTGAGCCTCTTCGCCCGTCGCGAGACCGCCGCCGGGGCGTTCAGCCTCGCCGGGGCCGACCTCACGGCGTACCCGCACCTGGTCGCGGCGTTCGGCCAGCCCTCCGGACCGGCGCCCCGGGCCGACCTCGTCGAGCGGACCCTGCGCGGTCTGCTGACCGGTCTGCTGCTTGCCGGGTCGACTGAGACAGGCTGA
- a CDS encoding alpha/beta fold hydrolase encodes MEQVRARDGATIVLHSTGVGPGIVVVHGGGTTIAVYRRLARALADRFTVHLYNRRGRADAPPRPRPYTADQEVDDLAAVLEHTGSGNVIGHSSGGFLALEAALRLPIDRLALYDAAISVDGSFPSAWLPSARAAAEAGDIPRALAITSAGINPQMAAGKLPLGVRIAIIRAFLRTSIGRTMGELLPTTLEETTLILAHDAPATRWAGVSAEVLLACGADGPAYYVEQNTALARALPHARTLTIPRSGHDAVNRAHPRIIDPLVEFFAAPVTPERARH; translated from the coding sequence ATGGAGCAGGTCAGGGCACGGGACGGCGCGACGATCGTGCTGCACTCCACGGGGGTCGGGCCGGGGATCGTCGTGGTGCACGGCGGCGGCACGACCATCGCCGTCTACCGACGGCTGGCCCGGGCGCTCGCCGACCGGTTCACCGTGCACCTCTACAACCGACGTGGGCGGGCCGACGCGCCACCGAGGCCGAGGCCCTACACCGCCGACCAGGAGGTCGACGACCTCGCCGCCGTGCTGGAGCACACCGGCTCGGGCAACGTCATCGGCCACAGCAGTGGAGGGTTCCTGGCGCTCGAAGCCGCACTCCGACTGCCGATCGACCGGCTCGCTCTCTACGATGCCGCGATCTCGGTCGACGGCAGCTTCCCGTCGGCGTGGCTGCCGTCCGCGCGGGCGGCGGCGGAGGCTGGTGACATCCCCCGGGCTCTCGCGATCACGAGCGCCGGGATCAACCCCCAGATGGCGGCGGGGAAGCTACCGCTCGGCGTCCGGATCGCGATCATCCGCGCCTTCCTGCGTACGTCGATCGGCCGGACCATGGGCGAACTCCTGCCGACCACATTGGAGGAGACAACCCTGATCCTGGCGCACGACGCCCCGGCCACGCGGTGGGCCGGGGTGAGCGCCGAGGTGCTGCTGGCCTGCGGCGCCGACGGTCCGGCGTACTACGTGGAGCAGAACACCGCGCTGGCCCGCGCGCTGCCACACGCCCGGACGCTGACGATTCCCCGCAGCGGCCACGACGCCGTCAACCGGGCGCACCCGAGGATCATCGACCCGCTTGTCGAGTTCTTCGCGGCGCCGGTGACGCCGGAGCGGGCGCGTCACTGA
- a CDS encoding ion transporter: MSDAQVPAQRGGPATSPHHRSGWAARCARLSRSRPFEIAIVVVILANGIVLGLETYDDLSPAGTALHWLELFFRAVFVAEIGIRLAAYGRRPQDFFRHGWNVFDFVVIAAIFIPGLHGDPALLRVVRVARMVRLVRFSPGLRTIVSALWRSLPGVTGFLALAVVTLYVYGMAGWLIFGNRYPEEYGDIGRSLLTLFVLLSLETLPDLIEQGMTISPWTLLYYVSYVVITVNLLLNILIAVIVNSMEEARRLEMTERLAPDYDEDGDGVPDEVDRIALTQRLDDLRAVIAELERELRIDREDGHGRPHRDGARVRR, translated from the coding sequence GTGAGCGACGCACAGGTGCCCGCCCAGCGGGGCGGGCCGGCCACGTCCCCGCACCACCGCTCCGGTTGGGCCGCCCGCTGCGCCCGCCTGTCCCGGTCGCGGCCCTTCGAGATCGCCATCGTCGTGGTCATCCTCGCCAACGGGATCGTGCTGGGCCTGGAGACGTACGACGACCTCAGCCCGGCGGGCACGGCGCTGCACTGGCTGGAGTTGTTCTTCCGCGCCGTCTTCGTCGCCGAGATCGGCATCCGGCTCGCCGCGTACGGCAGGCGTCCGCAGGACTTCTTCCGGCACGGCTGGAACGTCTTCGACTTCGTGGTGATCGCCGCCATTTTCATACCGGGCCTGCACGGCGACCCGGCCCTGCTGCGGGTCGTGCGGGTCGCCCGCATGGTGCGGCTGGTGCGGTTCTCGCCGGGCCTGCGGACCATCGTCTCCGCGCTGTGGCGCAGCCTTCCCGGCGTCACCGGCTTCCTCGCCCTCGCGGTGGTGACGCTCTACGTGTACGGCATGGCCGGCTGGTTGATCTTCGGTAACAGGTATCCGGAGGAGTACGGCGACATCGGCCGGTCGTTGCTGACGTTGTTCGTCCTGCTGTCGCTGGAGACGCTGCCGGACCTCATCGAGCAGGGCATGACCATCTCGCCGTGGACGCTGCTGTACTACGTCAGCTACGTCGTCATCACCGTCAACCTGCTGCTCAACATCCTCATCGCCGTCATCGTCAACTCGATGGAGGAGGCACGCCGGTTGGAGATGACCGAGCGGCTGGCCCCGGACTACGACGAGGACGGCGACGGCGTACCGGACGAGGTGGACCGCATCGCGCTGACCCAGCGGCTGGACGACCTGCGGGCGGTCATCGCCGAGTTGGAACGGGAGTTGCGGATCGACCGGGAGGACGGGCACGGCCGGCCGCACCGGGACGGCGCCCGCGTCAGACGGTGA
- a CDS encoding acyl-CoA dehydrogenase family protein: MTSTVDSLRSASDVADTLGTVIDEVIRPQAPSVDREGVFPRSGVDALAAAGLLGLSSSTDVGGGGHGMRTVAEVVERLAAECGSTAMVVLMHYAATAVIEAHGPREVRAAIATGGHLTTLAFSEYGSRSHFWSPTGTATVTDDGSVRLDARKSWVTSAGEATSYVWSSLPLSGDAGPMTLWLVPADSAGLTVTGSFDGLGLRGNGSRPMTADGLRVPSTAMMAADGAGLDTALGAVLPWFLVLNAAFCLGLADSAVAEAGRHLTATTLTHTGAALRDAPVTRRDLARLLIRTDALRAFLGDTLIALETGRDDAMLRVLQVKALAGETVAEVTDGAMQLCGGSAFRKELGLERRFRDSRAARVMAPTTDALYDFVGRVATGLPLLDEANR; encoded by the coding sequence ATGACGTCCACTGTCGACAGTCTCCGATCCGCCAGCGACGTCGCCGACACTCTCGGCACCGTCATCGACGAGGTGATCCGACCGCAGGCGCCGTCGGTCGACCGGGAGGGCGTCTTCCCCCGGTCGGGTGTCGACGCTCTCGCCGCAGCCGGCCTGCTCGGTCTGTCATCCTCCACCGACGTCGGTGGCGGCGGCCACGGCATGCGGACCGTCGCCGAGGTCGTCGAGCGGCTGGCCGCCGAGTGCGGCTCCACAGCGATGGTGGTGCTCATGCACTACGCGGCGACCGCCGTGATCGAGGCGCACGGCCCGCGCGAGGTCCGCGCGGCCATCGCGACCGGCGGCCACCTCACCACCCTGGCCTTCTCCGAGTACGGGTCACGCAGCCACTTCTGGTCGCCGACCGGCACCGCGACCGTCACCGACGACGGCAGCGTCCGCCTCGACGCCCGCAAGAGCTGGGTCACCTCGGCCGGCGAGGCCACCAGCTACGTCTGGTCGAGCCTCCCACTGTCCGGCGACGCCGGCCCGATGACGCTGTGGCTCGTGCCGGCCGACAGTGCCGGCCTCACCGTGACCGGGAGCTTCGACGGGCTCGGCCTGCGCGGCAACGGCTCCCGGCCGATGACCGCCGACGGGCTGCGGGTCCCGTCGACGGCGATGATGGCTGCCGACGGTGCGGGGCTCGACACCGCGCTCGGCGCAGTCCTGCCCTGGTTCCTGGTGCTCAACGCCGCGTTCTGTCTCGGCCTCGCCGACAGCGCGGTCGCCGAGGCGGGCCGGCACCTCACGGCGACCACGCTCACTCACACCGGCGCCGCCCTGCGCGACGCTCCGGTCACCCGGCGGGACCTCGCCCGACTGCTGATCCGCACCGACGCGCTGCGCGCCTTCCTGGGCGACACCCTCATCGCGCTGGAGACCGGCCGTGACGACGCGATGCTGCGCGTGCTACAGGTCAAGGCGCTCGCCGGGGAGACCGTCGCCGAGGTGACCGACGGCGCGATGCAGCTCTGCGGTGGCAGCGCGTTCCGCAAGGAGTTGGGCCTTGAGCGTCGCTTCCGCGACTCGCGGGCGGCCCGGGTGATGGCACCCACCACCGACGCGCTGTACGACTTCGTCGGCCGGGTCGCCACCGGGCTGCCACTGCTCGACGAGGCGAACCGCTGA
- a CDS encoding phosphate/phosphite/phosphonate ABC transporter substrate-binding protein → MSTPSVLMGAVAYDPKVVTIWEGFRAWLRGRGLDFDFVLYSHYERQVEDLVAGRIDAAWNSPLAWLRAERLATANGTRVRALTMRDTDQDLTSVVVVRADSPVRRTADLEGLTVAVGAVDSPQATLIPLGHLAAAGVGVDVRRFDVGVGLHGDHIGGERDAARALTAGEVDAACMIDANHLVFVREGTLPPEGTRIVAQTAPYDHCNMTVRVPESAGVRLFGTLLLGMSYADPQVRPLLDLEGLTAWREGRSTGYDALADAVDASGFYSPDGRVTATDYRP, encoded by the coding sequence ATGTCGACGCCCAGCGTCCTGATGGGCGCGGTCGCGTACGACCCCAAGGTGGTGACCATCTGGGAGGGTTTCCGCGCCTGGCTGCGCGGCCGTGGCCTGGACTTCGACTTCGTCCTCTACTCGCACTACGAGCGCCAGGTCGAGGACCTCGTCGCCGGGCGGATCGACGCGGCGTGGAACTCTCCCCTGGCCTGGTTACGCGCCGAACGACTGGCGACCGCCAACGGCACGAGGGTGCGCGCGTTGACGATGCGCGACACCGACCAGGACCTCACCTCGGTCGTGGTGGTCCGGGCCGACTCACCGGTGCGCCGCACCGCCGACCTGGAAGGGCTGACGGTCGCGGTCGGAGCGGTGGACAGCCCTCAGGCGACGTTGATTCCGCTGGGTCACCTCGCGGCGGCCGGGGTCGGTGTCGACGTACGCCGCTTCGACGTGGGTGTCGGCCTGCACGGCGACCACATCGGTGGTGAGCGCGACGCGGCCCGCGCCCTGACGGCCGGGGAGGTCGACGCCGCCTGCATGATCGACGCCAACCACCTGGTGTTCGTTCGGGAGGGCACGTTACCGCCCGAGGGCACCCGGATCGTGGCGCAGACCGCGCCGTACGACCACTGCAACATGACGGTCCGCGTACCGGAGTCCGCCGGCGTCCGGCTCTTCGGCACGCTCCTGCTCGGCATGTCGTACGCCGATCCGCAGGTGCGTCCGCTGCTCGACCTGGAAGGGCTGACGGCCTGGCGGGAGGGCCGCAGCACGGGGTATGACGCCCTCGCCGACGCCGTCGACGCCAGCGGTTTCTACTCCCCCGACGGGCGGGTGACGGCCACGGACTACCGGCCGTGA
- a CDS encoding DUF1330 domain-containing protein: protein MSTYLINHLRIPGGVPTEESLRYLEQVQATTEAYGAKWLAVDAEVQVIEGAWPGSVVLIEFKDAETAKAWYNSPEYQAILSLRTAHTINDLILVDSVGPEFTVAGYAQQIRTLLGQ from the coding sequence ATGAGCACCTACCTGATCAACCACCTGCGTATCCCCGGCGGCGTGCCCACCGAGGAGTCCCTGCGCTACCTGGAGCAGGTCCAGGCCACCACCGAGGCGTACGGCGCCAAGTGGCTCGCCGTCGACGCCGAGGTGCAGGTCATCGAGGGCGCCTGGCCCGGTTCGGTCGTCCTGATCGAGTTCAAGGACGCGGAGACCGCGAAGGCCTGGTACAACTCGCCCGAGTACCAGGCGATCCTGTCGCTGCGCACCGCGCACACCATCAACGACCTGATCCTGGTGGACTCGGTCGGCCCGGAGTTCACGGTGGCCGGCTACGCGCAGCAGATCCGGACCCTGCTCGGCCAGTGA
- a CDS encoding TetR/AcrR family transcriptional regulator encodes MARSKSPASAGTRQRLSDAALDLFHLRGYNGTSVQDIVAAAGAPKGTFYNHFASKEDLALDSVARYSAAMGLEMLDEKQGGTPRERIVNHLRYITGLGDTMGDRGCLLGNFASEIPAHSDVLRAAVDAGFGRWVAALTVAIEQARAADELHGDEPARDLAGFVVSGYEGAAARAKASGNPDALREFFTITTTRILT; translated from the coding sequence ATGGCACGGTCGAAGTCGCCGGCCTCCGCCGGGACGCGGCAACGGTTGTCCGACGCCGCGTTGGACCTGTTCCACCTGCGCGGCTACAACGGCACGAGCGTCCAGGACATCGTCGCCGCCGCCGGAGCGCCCAAGGGCACCTTCTACAACCACTTCGCCAGCAAGGAGGACCTCGCCCTCGACTCGGTGGCGAGATACTCCGCGGCGATGGGGCTGGAGATGCTCGACGAGAAGCAGGGCGGCACGCCGCGCGAGCGGATCGTCAACCACCTCCGCTACATCACCGGCCTCGGCGACACCATGGGGGACCGGGGCTGCCTGCTCGGCAACTTCGCCAGCGAGATCCCCGCGCACAGTGACGTCCTACGCGCCGCCGTCGACGCCGGCTTCGGCCGGTGGGTCGCCGCCCTCACCGTGGCGATCGAGCAGGCGCGTGCCGCCGATGAGCTGCACGGCGACGAACCGGCCCGCGACCTCGCCGGCTTCGTGGTCTCCGGCTACGAGGGGGCGGCAGCGCGGGCCAAGGCTTCCGGCAACCCGGATGCCCTGCGGGAGTTCTTCACGATCACCACGACGCGGATCCTCACCTGA
- a CDS encoding TraR/DksA family transcriptional regulator has product MDRDSASIREELLRLRQQTEAQVAALDGDLRSLFEASRASNADDEHDPEGATIAFERAQLTAVLDAARRRLAELDVALRRVDDGSYGVCERCRRPIPVERLVARPSARTCVACASRR; this is encoded by the coding sequence ATGGACAGGGACTCCGCCTCGATCCGCGAGGAACTGCTGCGGCTGCGCCAGCAGACCGAGGCCCAGGTCGCCGCCCTCGACGGCGACCTGCGCAGCCTCTTCGAAGCGTCCCGGGCGTCGAACGCCGACGACGAGCACGACCCCGAGGGCGCCACCATCGCCTTCGAACGCGCACAGCTCACCGCCGTCCTGGACGCCGCCCGCCGCCGCCTCGCCGAGCTGGACGTCGCGCTGCGACGAGTCGACGACGGCAGCTACGGGGTGTGTGAACGGTGCCGTCGTCCCATCCCGGTGGAACGGCTGGTCGCCCGCCCGTCGGCGCGTACCTGCGTGGCCTGCGCCAGCCGACGCTGA
- a CDS encoding GNAT family N-acetyltransferase: MSDTIVRPMTDGDAGRVLAIYQAGLDAGNASFEVTAPTWAAFDVARLAAHRFVAVDRVGTVLGWVAASPTSTREVYAGVVEHSVYVDPAAQGRGAGRLLLDALISSTEAAGIWTIQSGIFPENAASLVLHQRAGFRAVGVRERVGRHHGRWRDVVLLERRSPVVT; this comes from the coding sequence ATGAGTGACACCATCGTGCGGCCCATGACCGACGGCGATGCCGGTCGGGTCCTGGCGATCTACCAGGCCGGCCTCGACGCCGGCAACGCCAGCTTCGAGGTCACCGCGCCGACCTGGGCGGCGTTCGACGTCGCCCGCCTGGCCGCGCACCGCTTCGTGGCCGTCGACCGCGTCGGCACGGTCCTCGGCTGGGTCGCCGCCTCGCCGACCTCGACCCGGGAGGTGTACGCCGGTGTGGTCGAACACTCCGTCTACGTGGACCCGGCTGCCCAGGGCCGTGGTGCCGGTCGGCTGCTGCTGGACGCGCTGATCAGCTCCACCGAGGCGGCCGGCATCTGGACGATCCAGTCCGGAATCTTCCCGGAGAACGCCGCCAGTCTGGTGCTCCACCAGCGGGCCGGGTTCCGGGCGGTCGGCGTACGCGAGCGGGTTGGTCGTCACCACGGACGCTGGCGTGACGTGGTCCTGCTGGAGCGACGCAGCCCTGTCGTCACCTGA
- the eno gene encoding phosphopyruvate hydratase, with protein sequence MTVINRVRARQILDSRGNSTVEADVELSDGSVGRAAVPSGASTGANEAVELRDGDPARFHGKGVTTAVAAVNGEIADAVLGLDAEDQALIDETMIDLDGSKDKGRLGANAILAVSLATAKAAASAHRQPLYRYVGGVGARLLPVPMMNIVNGGVHADNPLDFQEFMIAPVGARTFAEAVRVGAEVFHTLKASLASAGHQTNVGDEGGFAPNFSTADEALRFVVRAVEDAGYQPGTEVAICLDPASSEFYRDGVYDYAGEGRRRTVEEHIDHLVDLAARYPISSIEDPMAEDDIAGWQRLTALAGDRVQLVGDDVFCTNVDRLRDGIEGGYANAILVKVNQIGTLTEALATVDAAHKAGYRVVMSHRSGETEDTTIADLAVGVGCGQIKTGSLSRSDRTAKYNQLIRIEEELGDRAVYAGSR encoded by the coding sequence ATGACGGTGATCAATCGGGTGCGTGCTCGGCAGATCCTCGACAGCCGGGGCAACTCGACCGTCGAGGCCGACGTGGAACTCAGCGACGGCTCGGTCGGCCGGGCGGCCGTACCGTCCGGTGCGTCGACGGGGGCGAACGAGGCGGTCGAGCTGCGCGACGGGGACCCCGCCCGCTTCCACGGCAAGGGCGTCACGACGGCGGTCGCCGCCGTCAACGGCGAGATCGCCGACGCGGTGCTCGGGCTCGACGCCGAGGACCAGGCGCTGATCGACGAGACGATGATCGATCTCGACGGCTCGAAGGACAAGGGTCGACTGGGCGCCAACGCGATCCTCGCGGTCTCCCTCGCGACGGCGAAGGCAGCGGCGTCGGCGCACCGGCAGCCGCTCTACCGCTACGTCGGCGGCGTCGGTGCCCGCCTGCTGCCGGTGCCGATGATGAACATCGTCAACGGTGGCGTACACGCCGACAACCCGCTGGACTTCCAGGAGTTCATGATCGCCCCGGTCGGGGCACGGACCTTCGCCGAGGCGGTCCGGGTCGGCGCGGAGGTCTTCCACACCCTGAAGGCGTCCCTGGCCTCGGCCGGTCACCAGACCAACGTGGGCGACGAGGGCGGGTTCGCCCCGAACTTCTCGACCGCCGACGAGGCGCTGCGCTTCGTGGTGCGCGCCGTCGAGGACGCCGGCTACCAGCCGGGAACCGAGGTGGCGATCTGTCTCGACCCGGCCAGCTCGGAGTTCTACCGCGACGGCGTCTACGACTACGCCGGCGAGGGTCGCAGGCGCACGGTGGAGGAGCACATCGACCACCTGGTGGACCTGGCCGCCCGGTACCCCATCAGCTCGATCGAGGACCCGATGGCCGAGGACGACATCGCCGGCTGGCAGCGGCTGACGGCACTGGCGGGGGACCGGGTGCAGTTGGTCGGCGACGACGTCTTCTGCACGAACGTCGACCGGTTGCGCGACGGCATCGAGGGTGGTTACGCCAACGCGATCCTGGTCAAGGTCAACCAGATCGGCACGCTCACCGAGGCCCTCGCGACGGTGGACGCCGCCCACAAGGCGGGGTACCGGGTGGTGATGTCACACCGCTCCGGCGAGACCGAGGACACCACCATCGCCGACCTGGCCGTGGGCGTTGGCTGCGGCCAGATCAAGACCGGCTCGCTGTCGCGTTCGGACCGTACGGCCAAGTACAACCAGCTCATCCGCATCGAGGAGGAGCTCGGCGACCGCGCCGTCTACGCGGGGAGTCGCTGA